The genome window CCAACGCCCCGACAATGGCGAAGAAGATCAGGAAGGGCAGCAGAAAATACCCGACGACGTCGCGTGCCTGGATACGAATTCCGGCACCCATCACGGGGAGGATGGTGAGCAGGAAAAAGGGCTGCAGGAGGTTGGTGAGCGACTCGCCGTAGGCCACGGCCATCGCGATTCTGCCGACCTGAGAGTTGAACTCTGCCGCACTCAGCTGCCCGGCCAAATCACGAGCAGTCTCGATCAACGGCGGCCCGATGACCGCCCATTCACCGCCGGCCGACGGAATCGAGAAGTTGACCGCTCCACCGAGGAGAAAAGCGGCCAACGGAAGGGTCTTCAGGGTCACATACGATGTCATCCACTCTGCGATCGCCGTCCCCAGACCGGTCGCCATCATGATGCCCATGATTCCCGCGTAAAACGGGTACTGAAACACGATCCCCGAGATGTTCGAGCAGGCGCGGGCCATGGCCGTGACATATGCGATCGGCGTGCGGTGGAGCAACATGCCGAAGATCAGAAAAATGAAGATCATGAGGTTGAGGTTGAGGTCGAAGCCTCGACGAATGAAGTGCGTGACGATGTAAGCAAGGCCCATTGCGACGACGAACATCTGCAGGACGGCGCTGTGGTTCAGCTTGTCGGAGAGAATGGGCTCGGGATCTCTGAGAGCCTCGGCCTCCTCGGCCACCGTCCATTCCTTTGCGGGTCCCGGGCCGGTTCGCAGATCATCGATTTCGACGGCTGCACCACGCGGTCTCAGGAGCCACATCACGAGCGGCCCGCCGACCACGTAGAGGGCAATGACTGTCAGGTTGAGCGGGCTGCCGAGGGTCGTACTGACAGGTATCGTGGCGGACAGGAGGCCGCTCTCGATGAGAAAGTTGTCGGGCGTGTTGAGCATCAGGGGAATCGAGCTCGAAAACCCGGTCACCCACGATCCACTCGATACGAAGACACACGCCATGAGGTATGGGTAGTGAACGCCACGCACACGAATGGCCAGCTCGCGGCCGAGGACCGCCGCCAGAACGATCCATCCCCAGCTCACGAGGTTGAGCAACTCGCCCGCCACGAGCACGGTCAGGTAGACCGAGGCGGGACGGGTGATCTTGAGAGCCAGTCGGTCGATGAGGCGGGCGGCCGGCGCAGACAGGGCGATAGCGTATCCGGTGACGAGGATCAGGATGATTTGCATGCCGAACTCGAGCAGCATCCAGAATCCGTCGTACCAGCCTGAGAGAACCTCGAGCGGACCGGCTCCGACCCACAGAACGGCTGCGATTCCGGTGATGACGGTCAACAACACCGCGAACACGAACGGGTCGGGCAGCGTTCGTCTGATGAACTCTGCACTGTGCTGGGCCAATCTGACGAGCACGAGGTCTCCTTCAATCACTCGATGCGAATG of Acidobacteriota bacterium contains these proteins:
- a CDS encoding TIGR00366 family protein, whose translation is MLVRLAQHSAEFIRRTLPDPFVFAVLLTVITGIAAVLWVGAGPLEVLSGWYDGFWMLLEFGMQIILILVTGYAIALSAPAARLIDRLALKITRPASVYLTVLVAGELLNLVSWGWIVLAAVLGRELAIRVRGVHYPYLMACVFVSSGSWVTGFSSSIPLMLNTPDNFLIESGLLSATIPVSTTLGSPLNLTVIALYVVGGPLVMWLLRPRGAAVEIDDLRTGPGPAKEWTVAEEAEALRDPEPILSDKLNHSAVLQMFVVAMGLAYIVTHFIRRGFDLNLNLMIFIFLIFGMLLHRTPIAYVTAMARACSNISGIVFQYPFYAGIMGIMMATGLGTAIAEWMTSYVTLKTLPLAAFLLGGAVNFSIPSAGGEWAVIGPPLIETARDLAGQLSAAEFNSQVGRIAMAVAYGESLTNLLQPFFLLTILPVMGAGIRIQARDVVGYFLLPFLIFFAIVGALVTVFPF